A genome region from Phocoena sinus isolate mPhoSin1 chromosome 16, mPhoSin1.pri, whole genome shotgun sequence includes the following:
- the NPS gene encoding LOW QUALITY PROTEIN: neuropeptide S (The sequence of the model RefSeq protein was modified relative to this genomic sequence to represent the inferred CDS: deleted 2 bases in 1 codon), whose product MTRLTVKLGAQNLGKERAGVLPEQDPGLKAKRGKAAATDDSAEEASFFFFFLLCSSLKSSLVLFLLISTMHVFCCHPVPSSKVSGKSDYFVILLNSCPMRMDRREGLDFLKPILEKTLMKRSFRNGVGTGMRNTSFQRAKS is encoded by the exons ATGACGAGGCTGACTGTGAAGCTCGGGGCCCAGAATTTGGGTAAAGAAAGGGCAGGAGTTTTACCTGAGCAAGACCCTGGTTTGAAGGCAAAGAGGGGTAAAGCGGCGGCCACTGACGACTCTGCTGAGGAGGCG tcgtttttttttttttttctactctgcAGCTCATTAAAATCCAGTcttgttctatttctgttgatttctaCAATGCATGTGTTTTGCTGTCATCCAGTTCCATCTTCTAAG GTGTCTGGGAAATCTGACTACTTTGTC ATCCTACTGAACAGCTGCCCCATGAGGATGGACAGGAGGGAGGGACTGGATTTTCTAAAGCCAATTTTGGAGAAGACACTTATGAAAAGGTCCTTTCGCAATGGAGTTGGCACAGGAATGAGAAACACTTCCTTTCAAAGAGCAAAATCATGA